A genome region from Rhodanobacter thiooxydans includes the following:
- a CDS encoding aspartate/glutamate racemase family protein: MSWESTVSYYREINEGVKQQLGGLHSARLLLFSVDFHEIEQLQHAGEWEKAGEVLAQAASALERAGAEGLVICTNTMHKVAAQVQSAVSIPLLHIADPTAAAIKAAGLTRIGLLGTRFTMEQDFYRKRLESHGLEVLIPGEEDRAVVHAVIYDELCLGIVREESRKKYLGIIDRLVGNGAQAIILGCTEISLLIRPTDTRVPLFDTTAIHAADAVRWSLEGGPI, encoded by the coding sequence ATGAGCTGGGAGTCCACCGTCTCCTACTACCGGGAGATCAACGAGGGGGTCAAACAGCAGCTCGGCGGGTTGCACTCGGCCAGGCTGCTGCTCTTCAGCGTGGACTTCCACGAGATCGAGCAATTGCAGCACGCCGGCGAGTGGGAGAAGGCTGGCGAGGTCCTGGCGCAAGCCGCATCTGCACTGGAGCGGGCGGGAGCCGAAGGCCTGGTGATCTGCACCAACACCATGCACAAGGTGGCGGCACAGGTGCAGTCGGCCGTCTCGATTCCCTTGCTGCATATCGCCGATCCCACGGCCGCAGCGATCAAGGCCGCCGGGTTGACCCGCATCGGCCTGCTGGGAACCCGCTTCACCATGGAGCAGGACTTCTATCGGAAGCGCCTGGAGAGCCATGGGCTCGAGGTACTGATTCCCGGCGAGGAGGATCGCGCCGTGGTGCACGCAGTGATCTACGACGAACTTTGCCTGGGCATCGTGCGCGAAGAGTCGCGCAAGAAATACCTGGGCATCATCGACCGCCTGGTCGGCAACGGCGCACAGGCGATCATCCTCGGGTGTACCGAGATCTCCCTGCTGATTCGGCCGACCGACACCCGCGTGCCGCTGTTCGATACCACGGCGATCCACGCGGCGGATGCCGTGCGCTGGTCGCTCGAAGGCGGGCCGATCTAG
- a CDS encoding universal stress protein, which yields MFKHILLPIDGSELSLRAVKLGLELAQTCKAKVYALHVVPPFHTIAYMAEMVTATEASYSRDAVARAERYLAEVQQLAKAAGIECGSSYLFNDHPHEAIVQTARTQHCDLVVMASHGWRGMTRLLLGSETHKTLLESEVPVLVCR from the coding sequence ATGTTCAAGCACATCCTTCTTCCCATCGACGGTTCGGAGCTTTCGTTGCGCGCGGTCAAGCTCGGTCTCGAACTGGCGCAAACGTGCAAGGCAAAGGTTTATGCGCTGCATGTGGTGCCGCCATTCCACACCATCGCCTATATGGCCGAGATGGTGACAGCCACCGAGGCCAGCTACTCGCGGGACGCCGTTGCGCGTGCCGAACGTTATCTGGCCGAGGTGCAGCAGTTGGCCAAGGCGGCCGGCATCGAATGCGGCAGCAGCTATCTCTTCAACGACCATCCGCATGAGGCGATCGTGCAGACCGCACGGACCCAGCATTGCGACCTGGTGGTCATGGCATCGCATGGCTGGCGCGGCATGACCCGCTTGCTGCTCGGAAGCGAGACGCACAAGACGCTGCTGGAAAGCGAGGTTCCGGTACTGGTGTGCCGTTGA